The Gammaproteobacteria bacterium genome window below encodes:
- the dksA gene encoding RNA polymerase-binding protein DksA translates to MATTSTARKKRTKAKKATKTKAKKKVTKTGAKKTTRKKVAAKPAAKKKATAKKKTAKKKTAKKTAAKKTTATKTTRRSRSNVMSGPGLGSAYKSRSGEAYMSKAQLKHFRDKLQTWKQEILADVGQTINHLKDDSTHLADPNDRATQESEFALELRTRDRELKLLRKINQALARIDDGSYGYCEETGEEIGIARLEIRPVATLCVEAQERRERAERGYADSR, encoded by the coding sequence ATGGCGACGACATCGACGGCGCGCAAGAAGCGCACCAAGGCCAAGAAGGCAACGAAGACCAAGGCCAAAAAGAAAGTCACCAAAACCGGGGCAAAGAAAACTACGCGCAAGAAAGTTGCGGCGAAGCCGGCTGCCAAAAAGAAGGCTACGGCGAAGAAAAAAACTGCAAAAAAGAAAACCGCAAAAAAGACTGCTGCGAAAAAGACAACTGCGACAAAGACCACCCGGCGCTCGCGCAGCAATGTGATGAGCGGGCCGGGCCTGGGCAGTGCGTACAAGTCGCGAAGCGGGGAAGCCTACATGAGCAAGGCGCAGCTAAAGCACTTCCGCGACAAGCTGCAGACCTGGAAACAGGAAATTCTTGCCGACGTCGGCCAGACAATTAACCATTTGAAGGACGACAGCACTCACCTGGCCGATCCGAACGATCGCGCCACGCAGGAATCCGAGTTTGCACTGGAATTGCGCACCCGCGACCGCGAACTCAAATTGCTGCGCAAGATCAACCAGGCGCTCGCCCGCATCGACGACGGTTCCTATGGCTACTGCGAGGAAACCGGCGAGGAAATAGGGATCGCCCGTCTCGAAATACGCCCGGTGGCTACCCTGTGTGTCGAAGCGCAGGAACGACGTGAACGCGCAGAACGCGGCTACGCCGACTCTCGCTGA
- a CDS encoding indolepyruvate ferredoxin oxidoreductase family protein translates to MQLDDYRLEDRYLRDSGRVFLTGTQALVRLPLLQRALDRQAGLNTAGFISGYRGSPLGSYDLELWRAGQLLAENEIEFLPAVNEDLAATAVLGSQQVETDPYRKVDGVFSIWYGKGPGVDRSGDALKHGNAYGSSPHGGVLVVAGDDHGAVSSSMPHQSDVAFLTFFMPHLNPANVEEYLSFGLYGFALSRFSGCWVGFKAISETVESAMSLSLPQDVRFEIPDDFTAPPGGLHYRWPDLPGPQIEERLEAKKEAAMAFARANPIDRRVFDVPDARYGIVTTGKGHLDLMEALRLLDIDRAEAKRIGLDVYKVGMVWPLEQNGALDFVRQQEEVLVVEEKRGIIESWFKEAFYDHPGHKPQRMVGKQDELGRKLIPWVGELSPLQLAPIVARRIDAVLPGLNLTERADALAREPLEVIKIAGANRMPYFCSGCPHNTSTKVPEGSQALAGIGCHFMASWMDRDTESLIQMGGEGVNWVAKSKFNGGRHIFQNLGEGTLYHSGSLAIRQAVAANTNITFKILYNDAVAMTGGQPIDGPISVQAIAHSIRAEGVERIALLSDNPDKFSARSFPRGVTIDHRRELDRVQRELREIDGVTVLIYEQACATETRRKRKRGLAPEVKRHVVINDLVCEGCGDCSVESNCLSVVPKETAFGRKRQIDQNSCNKDFSCINGFCPSFVTVEGGRRRRPAPAGHDIADRVAALPLPQQPDLAEPYDLLVTGVGGTGVITVGAMIAMAAHLEGKGASVLDFMGFAQKFGTVLCFLRIADDPAKLNQVRIVRGRADALLGCDLVVSSSPRASVAYSKKVTRAVMNTAEMATADFVLDRDASLRADDRVDAVRAAVKELATVPANRLAGKLLGDTIYANVLTLGMAWQKGLIPVSLDALHRAIELNGVKVETNLAAFNWGRLVAADPEFVAGLIPPAQDFAAETLMQVVQRRAGFLVDYQDKRLADKYTALVDRVRNAEQELVAGSDVLSEAVARSYFKLLAYKDEYEVGRLHTRTGFAEQVAQQFEGDYKLNYHMAPPLLSPGVDARGRPRKRAFGPWLTPLLGMLARMKGLRGTPLDLFGYTAERRLERALIVEFEQLVERLLAGLTTEKLAAAAAIAAMPMEIRGFGPVKIDAAKKVREQLAAAVDEYEKPASRPAETAAEASEVV, encoded by the coding sequence ATGCAGCTCGACGACTATCGCCTGGAAGATCGCTACCTGCGTGACAGCGGGCGTGTTTTCCTGACCGGCACGCAGGCGCTGGTGCGGTTGCCGTTACTGCAGCGTGCGCTCGATCGCCAGGCCGGGCTCAATACCGCCGGCTTTATCAGCGGCTATCGCGGCTCGCCGCTGGGTTCTTACGACCTGGAGCTGTGGCGGGCGGGGCAACTTCTGGCCGAAAACGAAATCGAGTTCCTGCCGGCAGTCAATGAAGATCTGGCGGCCACCGCGGTGCTCGGTTCACAACAGGTCGAAACCGATCCGTATCGCAAAGTCGATGGCGTATTCAGTATCTGGTATGGCAAAGGCCCGGGTGTCGACCGCTCCGGCGATGCGCTGAAGCACGGCAACGCGTATGGCAGTTCACCACACGGCGGTGTTCTGGTTGTCGCCGGTGACGATCACGGTGCGGTGTCATCGTCCATGCCGCATCAGTCGGATGTCGCATTTCTTACTTTTTTCATGCCACACCTCAACCCGGCCAACGTCGAGGAATACCTGAGTTTCGGTCTGTACGGTTTCGCGTTGTCGCGCTTCTCCGGTTGCTGGGTGGGTTTCAAGGCGATTTCGGAGACGGTCGAATCGGCGATGTCGCTGAGCTTGCCGCAGGACGTGCGTTTCGAGATACCGGATGACTTCACCGCGCCGCCGGGTGGCCTGCATTACCGCTGGCCCGACCTGCCCGGACCGCAGATCGAGGAGCGCCTGGAGGCAAAAAAAGAAGCCGCCATGGCGTTTGCCCGCGCCAACCCGATCGACCGCCGCGTGTTCGATGTGCCCGACGCCCGTTACGGCATCGTCACCACAGGCAAAGGGCATCTGGACCTGATGGAGGCCCTGCGCCTGCTCGATATCGACAGAGCCGAAGCAAAGCGTATCGGGCTGGACGTTTACAAAGTTGGCATGGTTTGGCCGCTGGAGCAAAACGGCGCGCTGGATTTCGTGCGCCAGCAGGAAGAAGTGCTGGTGGTCGAAGAAAAGCGCGGGATTATCGAAAGCTGGTTCAAGGAAGCTTTTTACGACCACCCCGGGCACAAGCCGCAACGCATGGTCGGCAAGCAGGACGAATTAGGCAGGAAACTGATTCCCTGGGTCGGCGAGCTGTCACCACTCCAGCTGGCACCGATCGTGGCGCGACGTATCGACGCGGTACTGCCGGGGCTGAACCTGACGGAGCGTGCAGACGCGCTGGCGCGTGAACCGCTGGAAGTCATCAAGATAGCCGGCGCCAACCGGATGCCTTACTTTTGTTCCGGCTGCCCGCACAACACGTCGACGAAGGTGCCGGAAGGGTCTCAGGCCCTGGCCGGAATCGGCTGCCATTTCATGGCCAGCTGGATGGACCGCGATACCGAATCACTGATCCAGATGGGTGGTGAAGGCGTCAACTGGGTCGCCAAGTCGAAGTTCAACGGCGGCCGCCATATTTTCCAGAACCTTGGTGAAGGCACTCTTTATCATTCGGGCTCACTGGCGATTCGCCAGGCAGTAGCAGCCAACACCAATATAACTTTCAAGATCCTGTACAACGACGCCGTGGCGATGACGGGCGGGCAACCGATCGACGGACCGATAAGCGTACAGGCTATCGCTCACTCGATTCGGGCGGAAGGCGTCGAGCGCATTGCGCTGCTGTCGGATAATCCGGACAAGTTCAGCGCGCGCAGTTTTCCGCGCGGGGTGACGATTGATCACCGCCGCGAACTCGATCGGGTGCAGCGCGAGCTGCGTGAAATCGACGGTGTGACGGTGCTGATCTACGAGCAAGCCTGCGCGACCGAGACGCGGCGCAAGCGCAAGCGTGGCCTGGCGCCGGAAGTTAAGCGTCACGTGGTGATCAATGACCTGGTTTGTGAAGGTTGCGGCGATTGTTCGGTCGAATCGAACTGCCTGTCAGTGGTGCCAAAAGAGACCGCATTCGGGCGCAAACGGCAGATAGACCAGAACTCCTGTAACAAGGACTTTTCCTGTATCAATGGATTCTGCCCCAGTTTTGTCACGGTTGAAGGTGGCAGGCGCCGCCGGCCTGCGCCGGCGGGGCACGATATCGCCGATCGCGTAGCAGCGCTGCCACTACCGCAGCAGCCGGACCTGGCCGAGCCCTACGATCTGCTGGTGACCGGTGTCGGCGGTACCGGCGTCATTACGGTCGGAGCAATGATAGCCATGGCGGCGCACCTCGAAGGCAAGGGTGCAAGCGTGCTCGACTTTATGGGCTTTGCACAGAAGTTCGGCACCGTTCTGTGCTTCCTGCGCATTGCCGACGATCCGGCCAAACTCAACCAGGTGCGCATCGTACGTGGCCGCGCCGACGCGTTGCTTGGCTGCGACCTGGTAGTGAGCTCTTCGCCGCGTGCGTCGGTCGCCTACTCGAAGAAGGTAACGCGCGCGGTCATGAATACGGCGGAGATGGCGACCGCCGACTTTGTACTGGACCGGGATGCCTCGCTGCGGGCTGACGACCGTGTCGATGCGGTGCGCGCGGCAGTGAAGGAGCTGGCGACGGTTCCGGCCAACCGTCTTGCCGGCAAGCTGCTCGGCGACACCATTTACGCCAACGTCCTCACGCTGGGCATGGCATGGCAGAAAGGCCTTATCCCGGTATCGCTGGATGCATTGCATCGCGCAATCGAACTTAACGGCGTAAAAGTCGAAACCAACCTGGCGGCTTTTAACTGGGGACGGCTGGTTGCTGCCGACCCGGAATTTGTCGCGGGCCTGATACCGCCGGCGCAGGACTTCGCCGCCGAGACGCTCATGCAGGTAGTACAGCGTCGTGCAGGTTTTTTGGTGGACTACCAGGATAAGCGGCTGGCGGACAAGTACACGGCATTGGTGGACCGGGTGCGTAACGCCGAGCAGGAGCTGGTCGCCGGTTCTGACGTGTTGAGCGAGGCTGTCGCGCGAAGTTATTTCAAGCTGCTCGCTTACAAGGATGAGTACGAAGTAGGGCGGCTGCATACCCGGACCGGCTTTGCTGAGCAGGTGGCGCAGCAGTTTGAAGGTGATTACAAGCTCAACTATCACATGGCACCACCCCTGCTGAGTCCGGGTGTCGATGCCCGCGGCCGTCCACGCAAGCGCGCGTTTGGCCCCTGGCTGACTCCGCTGCTGGGAATGCTGGCACGCATGAAGGGACTGCGCGGTACGCCGCTCGACCTGTTCGGCTATACCGCCGAGCGGCGCCTGGAGCGTGCGCTGATTGTCGAGTTCGAACAGCTGGTCGAGCGCCTGCTGGCAGGACTGACGACCGAAAAACTTGCCGCAGCGGCGGCTATTGCTGCGATGCCGATGGAGATACGCGGTTTTGGCCCGGTAAAAATTGATGCGGCGAAAAAGGTGCGTGAGCAGCTTGCAGCAGCCGTCGATGAATATGAAAAACCTGCTTCGCGGCCGGCAGAAACAGCCGCGGAAGCCAGTGAGGTGGTGTAG
- a CDS encoding prolyl oligopeptidase family serine peptidase, which produces MEGFYATADPGVARPLVLVAHAWGGQGEQERKKAVALAGLGYAGFAADLYGKGRRGSSAEENQALMTPLVEDRASIVVGMDAALAAARRLEGVDSAAAAAIGFCFGGLCVLDLARSGADIAGVVSFHGLFNAPPQPSAGIRAKVLALHGWDDPMVPPEQVVALAQELTAAGADWQLQAYGNTMHAFTNPGANDRDFGTVYDATADQRSWLAMQNFLAELFPPK; this is translated from the coding sequence ATGGAGGGCTTTTATGCCACAGCAGACCCGGGTGTTGCGCGACCGCTGGTTCTGGTGGCGCATGCCTGGGGTGGGCAGGGTGAACAGGAGCGCAAAAAGGCGGTTGCCCTGGCCGGGCTCGGTTACGCCGGGTTTGCGGCAGACCTGTATGGCAAGGGCCGGCGGGGCAGCTCGGCCGAGGAAAATCAGGCGCTGATGACGCCGCTTGTGGAAGATCGCGCCAGCATCGTAGTCGGTATGGACGCGGCGCTGGCGGCGGCACGCAGGCTCGAAGGGGTCGACTCAGCCGCTGCCGCTGCGATCGGGTTTTGTTTTGGTGGTCTGTGTGTGCTGGACCTGGCGCGCAGTGGTGCTGATATTGCCGGCGTGGTCAGTTTTCATGGCCTGTTCAATGCGCCGCCGCAGCCTTCCGCGGGCATCAGGGCCAAAGTGCTGGCGCTGCACGGTTGGGATGATCCCATGGTACCGCCCGAACAGGTTGTCGCTCTGGCGCAGGAGTTGACCGCTGCGGGTGCCGACTGGCAGCTGCAGGCGTATGGCAACACCATGCACGCATTTACCAATCCCGGCGCTAACGACCGTGATTTCGGTACCGTATATGACGCGACTGCCGATCAGCGCAGCTGGCTGGCAATGCAGAATTTCCTGGCGGAGTTGTTCCCGCCCAAGTAG
- a CDS encoding nitrilase yields the protein MNTPYYAAACQTDFPAPADRTEIAARTRRMAEIVEQTIVGYEPFFDVRLLAFPEFAHTVPAYPTVDELRKRLAVPVPNEHTDVYEKLARKYGCYIQTGTFLESDPDFPGRVFNTTVLVGPGGVLSKYRKVNPWIPWEVHSSPHDIDDYPYDPFPVADTELGRIGVAICYDWLFPETIRQLAFNGAEVLIRVSAYMDPWGTAEPMNWWTLVNRTRALENTAYVVAANQGAAMNNYPPFSWPGGSMVVDYDGRILAQADPGPGEKVVVAPIDIARLRGERQRRGGHDMRAHLRTEIHDYMDTSRLPRGGETGIDEQGLRKRIAEAKRRLTGDE from the coding sequence ATGAACACGCCTTATTATGCGGCGGCCTGCCAGACCGATTTTCCGGCCCCGGCAGACCGCACCGAAATCGCTGCGCGCACCCGCCGGATGGCCGAGATAGTCGAACAGACGATTGTCGGCTACGAGCCGTTTTTCGATGTGCGACTGCTGGCGTTTCCCGAGTTCGCTCACACGGTCCCGGCGTACCCGACCGTCGACGAACTTCGCAAGCGACTTGCCGTGCCGGTGCCAAACGAGCACACCGATGTTTATGAAAAGCTGGCGCGTAAATATGGCTGCTACATCCAGACCGGGACATTTCTGGAGAGCGATCCGGATTTTCCGGGCCGGGTGTTTAACACGACGGTACTGGTGGGACCTGGCGGCGTGCTGAGCAAGTATCGCAAGGTCAACCCGTGGATACCGTGGGAAGTGCACAGCAGTCCGCACGATATTGACGACTATCCTTACGACCCGTTTCCGGTTGCCGACACCGAGCTGGGCCGCATCGGGGTGGCAATCTGCTATGACTGGCTGTTTCCGGAAACCATTCGGCAGCTGGCTTTCAACGGTGCTGAAGTACTGATCCGGGTTTCGGCCTACATGGACCCGTGGGGTACGGCCGAGCCGATGAACTGGTGGACCCTGGTCAATCGCACGCGGGCGCTGGAAAACACAGCGTATGTTGTGGCTGCCAACCAGGGTGCGGCAATGAACAACTACCCGCCGTTTTCCTGGCCGGGCGGCAGCATGGTTGTCGACTACGATGGCCGTATACTTGCCCAGGCCGATCCCGGGCCCGGCGAAAAAGTGGTGGTTGCGCCCATCGATATTGCACGGCTGCGCGGCGAGCGACAGCGGCGCGGCGGGCACGACATGCGCGCCCACCTGCGTACCGAAATACACGATTACATGGATACCAGTCGCCTGCCCCGGGGTGGCGAAACGGGTATTGACGAACAGGGGTTGCGCAAGCGCATTGCAGAAGCCAAGCGCAGGCTCACGGGTGATGAATGA
- a CDS encoding aspartate/tyrosine/aromatic aminotransferase — translation MLEKLDRLPDDPILGTMAAFRRDTAELKVDLAAGVYQDQQGNTPVLRAVREAEQRVHDEQKTKTYEGMAGNPQFNEAMQSLVFGPDHPAIAADRVATVQTTGGSGALHIVAEVLRRANPEPVVWVSGPTWPNHRPLIQGGGLKFSVYPYYDKEKHGIDIDGMLTTLANASAGDVVLLHGCCHNPTGADLARDQWDALVDVLEQKQLLPWIDMAYQGFARGIDVDAYGARLCAERLPEAITVTSCSKNFGVYRDRVGSASIVARDKEAAAACGSHLANVTRTVYSMPPAHGAAVINTILRDEQLRQMWLDELAQMRDRINSLRATLADALAQRTGSSRFSFIAEQTGMFSLMGLTEAQVNRLREEFHVYMVGSSRANIAGVRKDNLEYLADSITAVL, via the coding sequence ATGCTGGAGAAACTCGATCGCCTGCCCGATGACCCGATACTGGGAACGATGGCCGCCTTTCGTCGCGACACGGCGGAGCTCAAGGTCGACCTGGCTGCCGGTGTTTACCAGGACCAGCAGGGCAACACGCCGGTGTTGCGGGCGGTCAGGGAAGCCGAGCAGCGTGTGCACGATGAACAGAAAACCAAGACCTACGAAGGTATGGCCGGCAACCCGCAGTTCAACGAGGCGATGCAAAGCCTGGTGTTTGGCCCGGATCATCCGGCCATCGCAGCTGACCGGGTAGCAACGGTACAGACCACCGGAGGTTCCGGCGCGCTGCATATCGTCGCGGAGGTGTTACGACGCGCCAATCCTGAACCGGTCGTGTGGGTAAGCGGCCCGACCTGGCCAAACCATCGGCCGCTGATTCAGGGCGGTGGGCTGAAATTCAGCGTCTACCCGTACTACGACAAGGAAAAGCACGGCATCGATATCGACGGCATGCTGACTACGCTGGCCAATGCATCGGCTGGTGATGTCGTGCTGCTGCACGGGTGCTGCCATAACCCGACCGGGGCCGATCTTGCTCGTGACCAGTGGGACGCGCTGGTGGATGTGCTGGAGCAGAAGCAGCTGTTGCCGTGGATCGATATGGCGTACCAGGGTTTTGCACGCGGCATCGACGTCGACGCCTATGGTGCAAGGCTTTGTGCCGAGCGGTTGCCGGAGGCGATTACGGTGACCTCCTGTTCGAAGAACTTCGGCGTTTACCGCGACCGTGTTGGCAGCGCCAGCATCGTCGCTCGCGACAAGGAAGCTGCGGCTGCCTGTGGCAGCCACCTGGCCAACGTCACCCGTACCGTTTATTCCATGCCGCCGGCACACGGTGCGGCCGTCATCAATACCATTTTGCGTGATGAGCAATTGCGACAGATGTGGCTGGATGAGCTTGCACAGATGCGTGACAGGATCAATTCGCTGCGTGCCACCCTGGCCGACGCGCTGGCACAACGGACCGGTAGCTCACGTTTTTCCTTTATCGCCGAGCAGACCGGGATGTTTTCGCTGATGGGCCTGACTGAGGCGCAGGTCAACAGGCTGCGTGAGGAATTTCACGTTTATATGGTTGGGTCGAGCCGCGCCAATATCGCCGGCGTGCGTAAAGACAACCTTGAATACCTGGCTGACTCCATTACCGCGGTGCTCTGA
- a CDS encoding sulfotransferase, with protein sequence MTNGRLPDFIIGGAQKAGSTWLAEMLGHHPQLFVPPRELHFFDRDDYFARGEQWYRQFFTEAAEQQLCGEKTPDYLLAEKADGSRMPAAARIREMLPEVKLLFVLRDPVTRAISALRHHLWFRRFPVSAGPDEILFGRHAAEAERWAILSNGLYSRQLRHYYDLFPSEHIRVWIFEDDVKGDPLALVQDAAAFIGVSADAARIDPDRVSNRGVTSTVALRGNYYLPFLAPGWQVLDRLLKRKFVVSQDCLDRLTDYYRKDADELARMLGRPLDKWSGRSKTA encoded by the coding sequence ATGACTAACGGGCGCTTACCAGATTTCATCATCGGCGGTGCGCAGAAGGCCGGCTCGACGTGGCTGGCAGAAATGCTGGGCCATCATCCGCAGCTGTTTGTGCCGCCGCGTGAACTGCATTTTTTCGATCGTGACGATTATTTTGCCAGGGGCGAGCAATGGTACCGGCAGTTTTTCACTGAGGCCGCCGAGCAGCAGTTGTGTGGCGAGAAAACGCCCGATTACCTGCTGGCAGAAAAAGCCGATGGCAGTCGTATGCCAGCCGCCGCGCGGATACGCGAAATGCTGCCGGAAGTGAAGCTCCTGTTTGTTTTGCGTGATCCGGTAACGCGCGCCATTTCGGCGCTGCGCCATCACCTCTGGTTCAGGCGTTTCCCCGTATCGGCTGGCCCGGATGAAATTCTCTTCGGCCGTCATGCGGCGGAGGCTGAACGCTGGGCCATATTGTCCAACGGTCTTTACAGCCGCCAGTTACGGCATTACTACGATCTGTTTCCGTCAGAGCATATTCGGGTATGGATATTCGAGGACGACGTGAAGGGCGATCCGCTGGCGCTGGTGCAGGATGCTGCGGCATTTATCGGCGTATCGGCGGATGCTGCGCGCATCGATCCAGACAGGGTTTCAAACCGTGGGGTTACGTCGACTGTGGCGTTACGCGGCAACTACTATCTGCCGTTCCTGGCGCCGGGCTGGCAGGTGCTGGATCGTCTGCTCAAGCGCAAGTTCGTGGTAAGCCAGGATTGTCTCGACCGGCTGACCGACTACTACCGCAAAGACGCCGATGAACTGGCCCGGATGCTGGGTCGTCCGCTCGACAAATGGTCCGGTCGCAGCAAAACGGCGTGA
- the rfbD gene encoding dTDP-4-dehydrorhamnose reductase yields MTRILITGASGQVGSSLAAHPWPAGWQVNATDRSALDICAAAAVDRFIADTRPDIVVNTAAYTAVDLAEQNPELACQVNRDGPANLARACDRVGAALIHLSTDYVFAGTTDKPCTESVRPAPQTAYGASKLAGEQAVAQLLERHVILRLSWVFSEYGNNFLKTMLRLAGERSRLTVVDDQHGCPTYAGHAAAAIARIAGRLQKNPHWGTFHYCDGPATTWFGFAREIVAAARQSHNIKTTEITPVTTAEFPTPAPRPRYSVLDCSKIDVAYGIQPQPWVEGIATSLRALSAAG; encoded by the coding sequence TTGACCCGAATACTGATAACCGGCGCATCTGGCCAGGTCGGCTCATCGCTGGCCGCTCATCCGTGGCCCGCCGGCTGGCAGGTGAATGCCACGGATCGCTCAGCGCTTGATATCTGCGCTGCAGCCGCTGTCGACCGCTTTATCGCCGATACCCGTCCCGATATTGTCGTTAACACCGCAGCCTACACGGCAGTCGATCTGGCAGAACAGAACCCGGAGCTGGCCTGCCAGGTCAATCGCGACGGACCGGCGAATCTCGCCCGCGCCTGCGACCGGGTCGGCGCTGCCCTGATCCACCTCTCGACTGACTATGTTTTCGCCGGCACAACTGACAAGCCCTGCACAGAATCGGTACGGCCGGCGCCGCAAACCGCGTACGGCGCCAGCAAGCTCGCCGGTGAGCAGGCGGTAGCCCAACTGCTCGAGCGCCACGTGATATTGCGCCTGAGCTGGGTCTTCAGCGAATACGGCAATAACTTTCTCAAAACCATGCTGCGACTGGCCGGCGAACGATCACGCCTCACGGTGGTTGATGACCAGCATGGCTGCCCTACCTATGCCGGCCACGCGGCTGCAGCAATTGCCCGAATTGCCGGTCGTCTGCAAAAGAACCCTCACTGGGGCACCTTTCACTATTGCGACGGGCCGGCGACGACATGGTTCGGCTTTGCGCGGGAAATCGTGGCCGCTGCGCGCCAGTCGCACAACATAAAAACAACCGAAATTACCCCCGTCACGACGGCTGAGTTCCCGACGCCGGCGCCGCGCCCGCGATATTCGGTACTGGACTGCAGCAAGATCGATGTGGCGTACGGTATTCAGCCGCAACCCTGGGTCGAGGGTATCGCGACATCTTTGCGGGCACTGTCAGCGGCTGGCTGA
- a CDS encoding tetratricopeptide repeat protein: MKRIQTVLGVLVLAGVLGGCSPSPSPLAAIPRLDKSGLGPIAAAQLADAAADLQSNPEDADLSGRLAMICQAYDMLAEAAALYQRAGQLDSDRFEWSYLHATVLAALGRHGEAIARLQHALELRPGYPAARLRLAQLFSASGDSLAADQAFVEVLERNPAFARAHLAYGQFLMQNRDPQAAAGKLLTALALSNRYGDAHRLLTRLYRRLGDYDKVALHSRLHVRYEGFAPPDNDPVLARVAALNLQQDRSIDHAAALLAVGRADESASLLRKHLKTNPDSIRAHINLIAAYAGTGETGRAEAHVAAAQAIDPDSPELLDNIAVLRMRQGQLTEARQALERAIRIDPDYPSAHRNLGQMFESRGRLAEAITAYRRAVGLDPFDNQSRYLLARALVDKQLAEEAVEMAAPLTRQPHPQLASYLMVFGQALEKTGNYSEARSAYRRAVVAARAAGLAELVTDASDRLAGIGTRSEQ, from the coding sequence ATGAAAAGAATACAGACGGTTCTCGGCGTGCTGGTGCTCGCGGGCGTGCTGGGCGGCTGCAGTCCTTCACCTTCGCCACTGGCGGCAATTCCACGGCTGGACAAATCCGGGCTCGGGCCGATCGCGGCTGCCCAGCTTGCCGACGCGGCCGCAGATTTGCAGTCGAACCCTGAAGATGCCGACCTCAGCGGGCGGCTCGCCATGATTTGCCAGGCATACGACATGCTGGCCGAGGCTGCAGCCCTGTATCAGCGGGCCGGGCAGCTCGATTCCGACCGTTTTGAATGGAGTTACCTGCACGCCACGGTTCTGGCGGCGCTCGGGCGGCACGGCGAAGCCATTGCCCGGCTGCAACATGCGCTGGAGCTGCGGCCGGGCTATCCGGCGGCCCGGCTACGGCTGGCACAGCTTTTCAGCGCCAGCGGTGACTCGCTGGCTGCAGACCAGGCCTTCGTTGAGGTGCTCGAGCGCAATCCCGCATTTGCCCGCGCGCACCTGGCCTACGGCCAGTTCCTGATGCAGAATCGCGATCCGCAGGCAGCGGCCGGGAAACTCCTGACCGCGCTGGCTTTGAGCAATCGTTATGGCGATGCGCATCGCTTGCTGACACGGCTTTACCGGCGACTTGGCGACTATGACAAGGTCGCCCTGCATTCACGGCTTCATGTGCGCTACGAGGGGTTTGCGCCACCGGACAACGACCCGGTGCTGGCCCGGGTTGCCGCGCTGAATTTGCAGCAGGATAGATCAATTGACCACGCGGCAGCGCTGCTGGCCGTTGGCCGGGCCGATGAATCCGCCAGCCTGCTGCGCAAGCATCTCAAGACCAATCCCGACTCCATTCGCGCTCATATCAATCTTATTGCCGCGTATGCCGGCACCGGCGAAACCGGGCGCGCTGAGGCCCATGTTGCAGCTGCGCAGGCGATCGACCCTGATTCGCCGGAGTTACTTGATAACATCGCGGTGCTGCGTATGCGCCAGGGGCAGTTAACCGAGGCACGGCAGGCGCTGGAGCGGGCGATCCGGATCGATCCGGATTATCCGTCGGCACACCGCAACCTCGGCCAGATGTTTGAGTCCCGCGGTCGCCTTGCCGAGGCGATTACAGCTTACCGCCGTGCAGTCGGGCTCGATCCCTTTGATAACCAGAGCCGCTACCTGCTGGCGCGCGCACTGGTCGACAAGCAGCTGGCAGAAGAAGCTGTTGAAATGGCTGCCCCGCTGACCCGTCAGCCGCACCCGCAGCTGGCCTCTTATTTAATGGTGTTTGGCCAGGCACTGGAAAAAACCGGCAATTACAGTGAAGCCCGTTCGGCCTACCGGCGCGCCGTCGTTGCCGCCAGGGCCGCGGGGCTCGCCGAGCTGGTCACCGATGCCAGCGACAGGCTGGCAGGGATTGGCACACGGTCGGAACAGTGA